A genomic stretch from Solanum stenotomum isolate F172 chromosome 8, ASM1918654v1, whole genome shotgun sequence includes:
- the LOC125873390 gene encoding uncharacterized protein LOC125873390 — protein MDDSDGSRCKGLISTVRKKRSQMLRRPRTENLTVPACRVHSPQTSLSDSASSDEYSDDANAGGRIDNLNYSISRDSSANRFKGDYSSKKNKEHEGSTATYDNACAGDDTNPRHGASVRQLGNARDGVANDSKLEKLKLKIGGATGIIQTKNSSYGSSGSLLSSKSAQPSDASQPRQNLTPQDNSSEDGPLADKKSRSKGILCKDFPGGTFGASKSNMKKMPMKNVFKKQGDKPHQNRKVHRRRRLILDELDEEDEIHYLEKHNVGEELTKTRSLSGGLKVDKYEMLEDVGRSGKEVKRISNQGSEYTDYEEEELLSDGEAKRTKKKDKQMESYETPVETKSEISLTTRPRQQALLSGKEVYRKSNRGSEDPDYKKEELLSDGETKRTKKKEKQMKESYETSVETKSEISLTTRQRALLSRRDSSATSVNQIGYPYSCPPAPPQKQKEKLSDVEQQLKRAKAAQKRRIRYEEAARESEAEAIRKILGQDSNKKKQEKIKKQQEELAQEKAAKELAPNTIRTVMGPTGTVVTFPHDMGLPSIFDSKPCSYPPPREKCAGPSCVNPSNYRDPKSNLRLCSLKCYKAIHAKMKD, from the exons ATGGATGACAGTGATGGTAGTCGATGCAAAGGGCTCATTTCTACTGTTAGAAAGAAAAGAAGCCAGATGCTGCGGCGACCTAGGACAGAGAATCTGACAGTTCCTGCATGCCGTGTTCACTCACCCCAGACATCACTTTCAGATAGTGCCTCTAGCGATGAGTATAGTGATGATGCTAATGCAGGAGGGAGAATCGACAACCTCAATTACTCTATATCTAGAGATTCTTCTGCTAACAGGTTCAAAGGTGATTATTCTTCTAAAAAGAACAAGGAGCATGAGGGATCTACAGCGACATATGATAATGCATGTGCAGGAGATGATACGAATCCCAGGCATGGTGCGTCTGTTAGGCAGTTGGGGAATGCTAGGGACGGTGTAGCTAATGATAGCAAGCTGGAAAAGTTGAAGCTGAAAATTGGTGGAGCGACTGGCATTATTCAAACCAAAAACAGTTCTTATGGATCATCTGGCAGTTTATTGTCTTCTAAAAGTGCACAACCCTCTGATGCCTCTCAGCCTCGGCAGAATCTCACTCCTCAG GACAATTCAAGTGAAGACGGTCCTCTTGCAGATAAGAAAAGTAGGTCGAAAGGAATTTTGTGCAAGGATTTCCCAGGAGGCACTTTTGGTGCTAGCAAAAGCAATATGAAGAAGATGCCGATGAAGAATGTGTTTAAAAAACAAGGAGACAAGCCACATCAAAATCGTAAGGTCCACAGGCGAAGGAGGCTTATTTTGGATGAGCTTGATGAGGAGGATGAGATTCACTACTTGGAGAAGCATAATGTGGGGGAAGAACTAACTAAGACAAGAAGTCTTTCCGGGGGTTTGAAGGTCGATAAGTATGAAATGTTGGAAGATGTTGGAAGGTCAGGCAAAGAAGTTAAAAGAATATCAAATCAAGGTTCTGAGTATACTGATTATGAGGAGGAAGAACTATTGTCTGATGGAGAGGCCAAGCGGACAAAGAAGAAGGATAAACAAATGGAGTCCTATGAGACACCGGTTGAAACAAAGAGTGAAATAAGTCTTACAACACGTCCACGACAACAGGCTCTTCTGTCTGGCAAAGAAGTTTACAGAAAATCAAATCGAGGTTCTGAGGATCCTGATTATAAGAAGGAAGAACTATTGTCTGATGGAGAGACCAAGCGGacaaagaagaaggagaagcaaATGAAGGAGTCCTATGAGACATCGGTTGAAACAAAGAGTGAAATAAGTCTTACAACACGACAACGGGCTCTTCTATCAAGAAGGGATTCATCTGCTACTTCTGTGAATCAGATTGGGTATCCCTACAGTTGTCCTCCAGCACCACCTCAAA AACAAAAGGAGAAGCTCTCAGATGTTGAGCAGCAACTGAAAAGAGCAAAGGCTGCTCAGAAACGTAGAATACGATATGAGGAGGCAGCTCGGGAATCAGAG GCTGAGGCAATTAGAAAAATACTAGGTCAAGATTCCAACAAGAAGAAGcaagagaaaataaagaagcaGCAGGAAGAGTTGGCACAG GAGAAGGCTGCCAAAGAGCTTGCTCCAAACACTATCAGAACAGTTATGGGCCCAACTGGAACTGTTGTTACATTCCCTCACGATATGGGTTTGCCAAGTATTTTTGACTCGAAGCCTTGCAG TTATCCTCCCCCTCGTGAAAAATGTGCTGGTCCTTCCTGTGTGAACCCATCCAATTACCGGGATCCGAAGTCAAACCTTCGTCTTTGCAGTCTTAAGTGCTACAAGGCAATTCATGCAAAGATGAAGGATTAA
- the LOC125875003 gene encoding DELLA protein RGL1-like: MDQIPIPTIDFSVFQGGHNHVQECGRNELINNGAVDPWFELDSEDLDSLYTVFDLKYQDNTSDKQVQSLEDQQQSISDHWTQSDDSSNMDLPLQPIQIQTTPEASNGIQPQEPRLDNFHGEKTNSISLASLELLNNCGRLFKKPSEENLSNVLLSNEARVSNISKLSTEEILRVAGERYIQYSTQRVDGLSMFIHPYASSLSGLSIEQTKDMELVHLLLAAAEEVDQQQFHLASQSIAHCLWKASATGNPIQRLCFYFGEALQERIDREIGRSPCFERKFRFLSTLALGNTPESLTCHTEIPFSQVMQFAGNQAIVENVKGATKIHLVDFNIRSGIQCTGLMQALSERRDCPIELLKITAIGHQEKEKIKETGKRLQSFAKSLNLPFSFDMVFMSDMKDLKEESVNVKADETVAVYCYTVLRTMICRQDYLDNTMRVIRGLRPSVVVVCEVEANHNSPSFLNRFVEALFFYSVLFDCLEDCMDRDNLVRKRIEVFHIGEGIRNMVAAEGAERFTRNVKLDVWRAYFARFGMVEMELSESSRYQANLILKQFSHGSSCIVQNDGKALLVGWKGTPIESVSIWKFL; this comes from the exons ATGGATCAAATCCCAATCCCCACCATTGATTTCAGTGTTTTCCAGGGTGGTCACAATCATGTTCAAGAGTGTGGGAGAAATGAATTGATCAACAATGGCGCCGTAGATCCTTGGTTTGAATTGGACAGTGAGGATCTTGATTCTCTTTACACTGTATTTGACCTTAAATATCAAGATAATACATCTGACAAACAAGTTCAGTCATTGGAAGATCAGCAACAAAGCATTTCAGATCACTGGACACAAAGTGATGATTCTTCCAACATGGACTTGCCCCTGCAGCCTATCCAAATTCAAACGACCCCAGAAGCATCTAATGGGATTCAGCCTCAGGAGCCAAGGCTTGACAATTTCCATGGAGAGAAAACAAATTCCATTTCTTTAGCATCTTTGGAGCTCTTGAACAATTGTGGGAGATTGTTCAAGAAACCAAGTGAGGAAAACTTGAGCAATGTATTACTCAGCAACGAGGCTCGTGTAAGTAACATCTCTAAGTTGTCAACAGAAGAAATCTTACGAGTTGCTGGAGAAAGATATATCCAGTACTCCACCCAAAGGGTAGATGGTCTTTCTATGTTTATACATCCGTATGCTTCATCACTTTCGGGCCTTTCCATAGAGCAAACAAAGGACATGGAACTTGTTCACCTCCTTCTAGCTGCTGCAGAAGAAGTGGATCAGCAGCAATTTCATTTGGCTAGCCAATCTATTGCACACTGCCTGTGGAAGGCATCTGCTACAG GTAATCCAATCCAGAGACTTTGTTTCTATTTTGGTGAAGCTTTACAAGAAAGGATTGATCGAGAAATAGGAAGGTCCCCATGTTTTGAAAGAAAGTTTAGGTTTTTAAGCACTCTGGCATTAGGTAATACACCTGAATCCTTAACATGCCATACAGAAATTCCCTTCAGTCAAGTAATGCAATTCGCGGGAAATCAGGCAATAGTTGAAAATGTCAAAGGTGCAACCAAGATCCATTTGGTTGACTTCAATATCAGAAGTGGAATTCAGTGTACAGGCTTGATGCAAGCTCTTTCAGAACGACGTGACTGTCCAATTGAGCTTCTGAAGATAACAGCCATTGGACAccaagaaaaagagaaaatcaaagaaacaGGCAAGAGATTACAAAGTTTTGCCAAAtccttgaatcttcccttttcatTTGATATGGTCTTTATGTCTGACATGAAAGATCTCAAGGAAGAATCAGTCAATGTTAAAGCAGATGAAACTGTAGCTGTCTATTGTTACACAGTACTAAGAACAATGATCTGCCGGCAAGATTATTTGGACAACACGATGCGAGTAATCAGAGGATTAAGACCATCTGTGGTTGTTGTCTGTGAAGTTGAAGCAAACCATAATTCACCTTCATTTTTGAACCGTTTCGTGGAGgcacttttcttttatagtgTGCTTTTTGATTGCTTAGAAGACTGCATGGATAGAGACAATTTGGTCAGAAAGAGGATTGAAGTATTTCACATTGGTGAAGGAATCCGGAATATGGTTGCAGCTGAGGGTGCAGAAAGGTTCACTCGGAATGTTAAGCTTGATGTATGGAGAGCATACTTCGCAAGGTTTGGAATGGTGGAAATGGAGCTCAGCGAGTCATCTCGATATCAAGCAAATCTGATTCTCAAGCAATTTTCCCATGGCAGTTCCTGCATTGTTCAAAATGATGGGAAGGCCCTCCTAGTTGGATGGAAGGGAACACCCATTGAATCTGTTTCTATTTGGAAGTTTTTGTAA
- the LOC125873986 gene encoding uncharacterized protein LOC125873986, translated as MGSSSEFYQQPEKKAVSISDYVVNMLRESFQCLTIILLSLLLPLSFIVLARLSVTRYLIATSDYMEPDTLLVKLFLYANPTFLRLLTPLVSISALTQCLTGRTLSDHMISKSRLYMSWFLLFTFQICACIGVEGSIAVGIDGTSFSHERLYLLTRSLFFMGLHETTLFWSKKVVKPVVDDTIFGVETEDRYVEKVAMAMSFGILWWCKLGDEVESLVVVAEVKRDLFGSVGLVDFVGWWLYYVTVAIGMVKVVKGLIWLSFVLFCGNIVVDSDNAGCCTRNDEKV; from the coding sequence ATGGGTTCGAGTTCAGAATTCTATCAACAACCAGAGAAAAAAGCCGTTTCAATCTCAGACTATGTTGTCAATATGTTAAGAGAGTCATTTCAATGCCTTACCATTATCCTCCTCAGCCTTCTCCTTCCTCTCTCCTTTATCGTCCTCGCTAGGCTGTCAGTCACTCGCTATCTCATTGCCACATCAGATTACATGGAGCCCGATACACTACTTGTCAAGCTCTTTCTCTATGCAAATCCTACTTTTCTTCGACTACTAACTCCACTTGTCAGCATTTCTGCTTTGACTCAATGCTTGACAGGACGAACTCTGTCTGATCACATGATTTCAAAATCTCGTCTTTATATGTCGTGGTTTTTACTtttcacatttcaaatttgtGCGTGCATAGGCGTAGAAGGTAGTATAGCTGTTGGAATAGATGGTACTAGTTTTAGTCACGAAAGATTATATTTATTGACGAGAAGTTTGTTTTTCATGGGATTGCATGAGACAACATTGTTTTGGTCCAAGAAAGTAGTGAAACCGGTGGTGGATGACACAATTTTTGGCGTTGAGACGGAGGATAGGTATGTTGAGAAGGTGGCTATGGCAATGAGTTTTGGTATTTTGTGGTGGTGTAAGTTAGGGGATGAAGTTGAGTCTTTAGTGGTTGTGGCTGAGGTGAAAAGAGACTTATTTGGTAGTGTTGGTTTGGTTGATTTTGTTGGTTGGTGGTTGTATTATGTGACTGTGGCAATTGGTATGGTTAAGGTAGTGAAGGGACTAATTTGGCTAAGTTTTGTATTGTTTTGTGGGAATATTGTGGTTGATTCAGACAATGCAGGCTGTTGTAcaagaaatgatgaaaaggTCTAA
- the LOC125872778 gene encoding receptor-like protein kinase ANXUR1 produces the protein MLTKLSHILLLVILCYISSIPRSLHAALNNDQNSLFLACGSQNGGVDEDMIKWESDTKYLMSGDKSVMTQPESPDPLAPSVVPYTNARVFQSESSYNLPVANQTSHVMLRLRFNPTPYPNFNISKSFMTVSAGKVTLLNNFSAYITAEALSQSCITKEYLLSPVGSPTLEIKIKPFGDSSFAFINGIEMITAPDIFYGPDPLMVGFSTSIQNSITQQSISVKENNMELAYRLNVGGRYISPKNDSGGLMRSWYEDTPYLYGASIGITMKSNRTIQYDNMPPYVAPLAVYESCRSMGYDSNLNKNYNLTWVFNVDPNFIYLVRLHWCDFSIDATKYNSMVFNVYINGQIAETEVDLVAMKSGKKEVAIVKDYVTRVDDKEGGQLWVAVHPLVHALGVGSEIANAIANGIEIFKIGGGDTSLAGRNPTMSDLMQKYQEEHSKEAPGAFSNQDKSHRKTVIISGAAGGVAAAFGLAVVLVFVALKRKKRSPGAEPGITSWLPIHGNSHSSGSSKSASRRSAGSTAISSDAASNCRYFSLAEIKQATKNFDESYVIGVGGFGKVYKGVIDGDTKVAIKRSNPSSQQGVNEFQTEIELLSMLRHRHLVSLIGFCEENNEMVLVYDHMAYGTLREHLYKGNKTILSWKQRLDICIGAARGLHYLHTGSKYTIIHRDVKSTNILLNDKWVAKVSDFGLSKTGPNINQGHVSTVVKGSFGYLDPEYFRRQQLTEKSDVYSFGVVLFEVLCARPALNPTCSKEQVSLADWALACQRKGNLEDIIDPHLKGKINPACLKIFAETAEKCLADNGVDRPSMGDVLWNLEHALQLEDNPDEVLSTSKATEDVDHDNVDQHSLIAMHRSTLSLESDNGTDNNNNNKNDVFSQIVSPTGR, from the coding sequence ATGTTAACAAAATTATCCCACATTTTGTTACTAGTGATCTTATGTTACATCTCTTCTATTCCTCGCTCGCTTCATGCTGCATTAAACAATGATCAAAACTCATTGTTCTTAGCATGTGGTTCTCAAAATGGTGGAGTTGATGAAGATATGATAAAATGGGAATCAGACACGAAGTATCTCATGTCTGGTGATAAATCAGTCATGACACAACCTGAATCCCCTGACCCTTTGGCTCCATCTGTTGTACCATATACAAATGCAAGAGTTTTTCAATCAGAATCTTCATATAATCTTCCTGTTGCAAACCAAACATCACATGTTATGCTTAGGCTTCGTTTCAACCCAACACCTTATCCtaatttcaatatttctaaATCATTTATGACTGTTTCTGCTGGTAAAGTAACATTGTTAAATAATTTCAGCGCGTATATAACTGCAGAAGCCTTGTCACAAAGTTGCATTACCAAAGAGTACTTATTGTCTCCTGTGGGTTCTCCAACTTTGGAGATCAAGATTAAGCCTTTTGGTGATTCATCATTTGCATTCATCAATGGAATTGAAATGATCACCGCGCCAGATATATTTTATGGTCCGGATCCTTTGATGGTTGGATTCAGTACAAGTATTCAAAATTCTATTACTCAGCAAAGTATTTCTGTAAAGGAAAACAATATGGAGTTAGCATATAGGCTCAATGTTGGTGGACGATACATTTCTCCAAAAAACGATTCAGGTGGGTTAATGAGAAGTTGGTATGAAGATACTCCCTACTTATATGGTGCTTCAATAGGCATTACTATGAAGAGTAACAGGACAATTCAATACGATAACATGCCACCATACGTTGCACCACTTGCTGTCTACGAGAGCTGTAGATCGATGGGTTATGATTCAAACCTCAACAAGAACTATAACCTCACTTGGGTTTTCAATGTTGATCCCAATTTTATATATCTTGTGAGGCTTCACTGGTGTGATTTCAGCATCGATGCCACGAAATACAACTCCATGGTctttaatgtatatattaatggACAAATTGCAGAAACAGAAGTCGATTTAGTTGCAATGAAAAGTGGAAAAAAGGAAGTTGCAATCGTAAAAGATTATGTGACTCGTGTTGATGATAAAGAAGGAGGTCAGCTTTGGGTAGCAGTGCATCCATTAGTGCATGCATTAGGAGTTGGAAGTGAGATAGCTAATGCTATTGCAAATGGAATAGAGATATTTAAGATTGGCGGTGGAGATACGAGCTTGGCTGGAAGGAATCCTACAATGTCAGATTTAATGCAAAAATATCAGGAAGAACATAGTAAAGAAGCTCCGGGGGCATTCTCTAATCAGGACAAATCACATAGGAAAACTGTTATAATTAGTGGTGCTGCTGGTGGAGTTGCTGCTGCATTTGGTCTAGCTGTTGTTTTGGTCTTTGTTGCtttgaagaggaaaaaaagaTCCCCGGGAGCTGAGCCAGGCATAACTAGTTGGCTGCCGATTCATGGGAACTCTCATTCTTCTGGTAGCAGCAAGTCAGCTTCTCGAAGAAGTGCTGGTAGCACAGCCATTTCATCAGATGCTGCTTCTAACTGTCGATATTTTTCACTAGCTGAGATCAAACAGGCCACTAAAAACTTCGACGAATCATATGTCATTGGAGTTGGTGGATTTGGAAAAGTGTACAAAGGAGTTATCGATGGTGACACGAAAGTTGCAATCAAAAGATCAAACCCATCTTCACAACAAGGGGTTAACGAATTTCAAACTGAAATCGAGTTGCTTTCAATGCTAAGGCATCGACATTTAGTGTCCCTAATCGGATTTTGTGAAGAGAATAATGAAATGGTCCTTGTCTATGACCACATGGCATATGGAACATTAAGGGAACATCTTTATAAAGGTAACAAAACTATACTATCTTGGAAGCAAAGGTTGGACATTTGTATTGGAGCAGCCAGAGGACTTCATTACCTTCATACAGGATCTAAATACACCATTATTCATAGGGATGTGAAAAgtacaaatattttgttaaatgacAAGTGGGTTGCTAAGGTTTCAGATTTTGGACTTTCGAAAACAGGTCCAAACATAAACCAAGGACATGTTTCAACAGTCGTAAAGGGTAGCTTTGGTTATTTGGATCCCGAATACTTCAGAAGACAACAACTGACTGAAAAATCAGATGTGTACTCATTTGGGGTTGTCCTGTTTGAAGTATTGTGTGCAAGGCCAGCGCTTAATCCAACTTGTTCAAAAGAACAAGTTAGTCTTGCAGATTGGGCATTAGCTTGTCAAAGGAAAGGGAATTTAGAAGATATAATTGATCCACATTTGAAAGGAAAAATCAATCCTGCATGCTTGAAAATATTTGCTGAAACAGCAGAGAAATGCTTAGCTGATAACGGTGTAGATCGTCCATCCATGGGCGATGTATTATGGAATCTTGAACATGCCTTGCAATTAGAAGATAATCCAGATGAGGTTTTATCAACTTCCAAGGCAACGGAAGATGTGGATCATGACAATGTTGATCAACACAGTTTGATAGCAATGCATAGAAGCACTTTGAGCCTTGAAAGTGATAATGGtactgataataataataacaacaaaaatgatgTCTTTTCACAGATTGTGAGTCCAACAGGAAGGTAA
- the LOC125872777 gene encoding receptor-like protein kinase ANXUR1, translated as MYAFFFFFVNTMLTKNRILLLFICLSLFSRSLHAAVGDHTSFFIACGSENGGTDEDARKWESDAKYLISGDKSVMTQPQSPDPSVPSVVPYVNARFFQSKSSYNLPVTNRSAHILLRLHFYPTSYPNFNVSNSYISLSAGKVTLLNNFSAYITAQAWSQNYIIKEYILYPMDSPTLEIKISPIGNSSLAFINGIEMITSPNLFYGPDPVMVGFSSDEEPNSSGDGDVVSQQTISVRENNMELMFRVNVGGQFIPPKNDSGGLMRSWYEDTPYVYGGSGVGIAMSTNVTIRYADLPSYVAPLAVYDSCRSMGFESNINMNYNLTWVFSVDANFSYLVRFHWCDFIVDSTKVNSLVFNVYINGQIAESGVDLVAMQHGEKAIPLVKDYVTHVEDKEGDDLLWIAVHPSGDNADLANAIVNGLEIFKINGGHTSLAGQNPAMSDLMMKYQEEHSKEEAPRGFTDQDKSHSHTIIISGAAGGVAAAFGLAAVLVFVALKRKRRSLGGESGTTSWLPIYGNSHSSSSKSASGRSGSGSTTISSDAASNCRYFSLAEIKQATKNFDESYVIGVGGFGKVYKGVIDGDTKVAIKRSNPSSEQGVNEFQTEIEMLSKLRHRHLVSLIGFCEENNEMVLVYDHMSHGTLREHLYKGNKTILSWKQRLEICIGSARGLHYLHTGAKYTIIHRDVKSTNILLNDKWVAKVSDFGLSKTGPNMNQGHVSTVVKGSFGYLDPEYFRRQQLTEKSDVYSYGVVLFEVLCARPALNSNLPKEQVSLADWALACQRKGNLEDIIDPHLKGKINPECLKKFAEIAEKCLADNGINRPSMGDVLWNLEYALQLQENPDGVLSTSEATKQVDHDNADQHSLIAMHRSTLSLESENENENADGNTDDVFSQIVNPTGR; from the coding sequence ATGTAcgccttttttttcttttttgttaacACCATGTTAACAAAAAATCGTATTTTGCTACTATTCATATGCCTTTCTTTATTTTCGCGATCATTACATGCTGCAGTAGGTGATCATACCTCATTTTTCATAGCATGTGGTTCTGAAAATGGTGGAACAGATGAAGATGCTAGAAAATGGGAATCGGACGCGAAGTATCTCATATCAGGTGATAAATCAGTCATGACACAACCTCAATCCCCTGACCCCTCTGTTCCATCTGTTGTACCATATGTAAATGCAAGATTTTTTCAATCAAAATCTTCATATAACCTTCCTGTTACAAATAGATCAGCTCATATTTTGCTTAGGCTTCATTTTTACCCGACTTCTTATCCTAATTTCAACGTTTCCAATTCATACATCTCTCTTTCTGCTGGTAAAGTTACGTTGTTGAATAATTTCAGTGCGTATATAACTGCACAAGCATGGTCacaaaattacattattaaaGAATACATTTTGTATCCTATGGATTCTCCAACTTTGGAGATCAAAATTAGTCCTATTGGTAACTCATCACTTGCATTCATCAATGGAATTGAAATGATCACCTCACCTAATTTGTTTTACGGCCCTGATCCTGTGATGGTTGGGTTTAGTAGTGATGAAGAACCAAATTCTTCTGGTGACGGAGATGTTGTTTCTCAGCAAACTATATCTGTAAGGGAAAATAATATGGAGCTGATGTTTAGGGTCAATGTAGGTGGACAATTTATTCCTCCGAAAAATGATTCAGGCGGGTTAATGAGGAGTTGGTATGAAGATACTCCCTACGTATATGGCGGTTCAGGTGTTGGTATTGCTATGAGCACCAATGTGACAATTCGTTATGCTGACTTACCATCATATGTTGCACCCCTTGCTGTGTATGATAGTTGTAGATCGATGGGTTTTGAGTCGAATATCAACATGAATTATAACCTTACTTGGGTTTTCAGTGTTGATGCAAACTTTTCCTACCTTGTGAGGTTTCACTGGTGTGATTTCATTGTCGATTCCACTAAGGTCAATTCGTTAGTCTTTAATGTATATATAAACGGACAAATCGCAGAAAGTGGAGTCGATTTAGTTGCAATGCAACATGGGGAAAAGGCAATTCCTTTAGTGAAAGACTATGTGACTCATGTTGAAGATAAAGAAGGAGATGATCTGCTTTGGATAGCAGTACATCCATCAGGAGATAATGCTGATTTAGCTAATGCTATTGTAAATGGACTAGAGATATTTAAGATCAACGGTGGACACACGAGCTTGGCAGGTCAGAATCCTGCAATGTCAGATTTAATGATGAAGTATCAGGAAGAACATAGTAAAGAAGAAGCTCCGCGGGGATTCACTGATCAGGACAAATCACATAGTCATACTATTATAATCAGTGGTGCTGCTGGTGGAGTTGCTGCTGCATTTGGTCTAGCTGCTGTTTTAGTCTTTGTTGCTTTGAAGAGGAAAAGAAGATCCCTAGGAGGTGAATCAGGCACGACTAGTTGGCTACCGATTTATGGCAACTCTCATTCTTCCTCTAGCAAATCAGCTTCCGGAAGAAGTGGTAGTGGTAGCACAACCATTTCATCAGATGCTGCTAGTAACTGTCGATACTTTTCACTTGCTGAGATCAAACAAGCTACTAAAAATTTTGACGAATCATATGTCATTGGAGTTGGTGGATTTGGAAAGGTATACAAAGGAGTTATCGATGGTGACACGAAAGTTGCAATCAAAAGATCAAATCCATCTTCAGAACAAGGAGTCAATGAATTCCAGACTGAAATCGAGATGCTCTCAAAGCTAAGGCATCGACATTTAGTGTCCTTGATCGGATTTTGTGAAGAGAATAATGAAATGGTCCTTGTTTATGACCACATGTCACATGGAACATTAAGGGAGCATCTTTATAAAGGTAACAAAACTATACTATCTTGGAAGCAAAGGTTGGAGATTTGTATTGGATCAGCCAGAGGACTTCATTACCTTCACACAGGAGCTAAATACACTATTatacatagagatgtgaaaagTACAAACATTTTGTTAAATGACAAATGGGTTGCTAAGGTTTCAGATTTTGGACTTTCAAAAACAGGTCCAAACATGAACCAAGGACATGTTTCAACAGTCGTAAAGGGTAGCTTCGGGTACTTAGATCCTGAATACTTCAGAAGACAACAATTGACTGAAAAATCAGATGTTTACTCATATGGTGTTGTCCTGTTTGAAGTACTGTGTGCAAGGCCAGCACTTAACTCAAATCTTCCGAAAGAACAAGTTAGTCTTGCAGATTGGGCATTAGCTTGTCAAAGGAAAGGGAATTTAGAAGATATTATTGATCCACATTTGAAAGGCAAGATCAATCCTGAATGCTTGAAAAAATTTGCAGAAATAGCTGAGAAATGCTTAGCTGACAATGGTATAAATCGTCCGTCCATGGGTGATGTGCTATGGAATCTTGAATATGCCCTTCAGCTACAAGAAAATCCAGATGGAGTTTTATCAACTTCCGAGGCAACGAAACAGGTTGATCATGACAATGCTGATCAACACAGTTTGATAGCTATGCATAGAAGCACTTTAAGCCTTGAaagtgaaaatgaaaatgaaaatgctGATGGTAATACAGATGATGTCTTTTCACAAATTGTGAATCCAACAGGAAGGTAA